The genomic segment CCACCGCGCTGATCCGCGGCATGTTCCACAAGCTCAGCCCCAAGCCCCAGCCGGGCATGGGCGTGTTCCCGCCCGAATGGCTGGAGTCGACCTTCATGCCCGCAGCGGTGCGCAAGGTGACGGGCACGCGCGTGCTGCAGGAGTTCTCGCTGCAGTACGGCGAGCCGATGGGGGATCTCGCGCTGCGCCGAGGGCTTGCGAAGAAGCTGGCCGGGCTGAACGTGCCGGCTGCGCCCGAGCAGATCATCACCACGGTCGGCGCGACGCACGCGCTGGATATCGTCAGCCGCACGCTGCTGCGCCCGGGCGATCCCGTGATGGTCGAGGAGCCGGGCTGGGCGGTGGAATTCGCGCGCCTGACGTCGCTGGGCATGCGCCTGCTGCCGGTGCCGCGCGGCCCCGACGGGCCGGACCTGGACGTGATGGCCAAGTACTGCGAGGCGCACCGGCCCAAGCTGTACATCAGCGTGAGCGTGCTGCACAACCCGACGGGCTACTGCCTTTCCCCGGGCGCTGCGCACCGCGTGCTGCAGCTGGCCAACCGCTACGACTTCCACGTGGTCGAGGACGACACGTACAGCCACATCGGGCCGGAGCACGCGACTCGTCTTTGCGCGCTCGACGGCCTGCAGCGCACGCTGCACGTCAGCGGTTTCGCCAAGATCCTGGCGCCCAACTGGCGCGTGGGCTTCGTCGCGGCGCATCCTTCGCTGGTGGAACGGTTGCTCGACACCAAGCTGCTGTCGACGCTCACCACGCCGGCGCTGCTGGAGCGCGCGCTGGCGCTGTGCATCGAGCAAGGCCAGCTGCGCCGCCACGCCGAGCGCATCCGCACGCGCCTGGACGCGGCGCGCAGCCGCAGCGTGAAGCTGGCGATGCAGGCGGGCTGCCGTTTCGCCGCCGAACCGGCCGGGCTGTTCGGCTGGGTGGACACCGGCGTGGACACCGACGCGCTGGCGCAGCGCATGCTCGACGAGGGCTACCTGCTCGCGCCCGGCGCGCTGTTCCATGCCGAGCGCAAACCCGGCACGCTGATGCGGATCAATTTCGCGACCACGCAGGACGCGGCGTTCTGGAAGAAGTACTCGGAGCTGGTGCGCCGCATGTAGGCGGCGCGGCGGTCACAGCATCTCGTCGGGGGCGAAGGGCGCGAGCAGGTTGACGAGCAGGCGCAGCTTGAGCGGCGCTTCCGGCTCGCTGGTCGCGTCCTGGAAGGGCGCGCCGGGCGGCGCGCGCCAGCGCAGCCCTTCCGGCCCCTGCTCCAGTCGGTAGGCGCCGCGCGCGAAGCTGGATTCGATGAGCGAGGCGCAGGCCTGCGCCAGCGACTGGCTGCGGATGACGAGCCCGACCTCGCTGTTCTTCAATTGCGACCGCAGGTCCAGGTTCATCGAGCCGATCACGGCCAGGTGGCGGTCGATGATCACGGCCTTGGAGTGCAGGCTGGCGCGGGACCGGCCGCTCTTGGAGCCTCCCGCCGCGCTGCCCAGGCTGATGCCGGCGTTGCTGGAACTGCCGGAACTGCCCGAGCCGCCTTCGAGCCCGGCCGACGCGGGATCGGCCCGCATCTCGTACAACTCCACTCCCATGGCGAGCAGGTCGGGCCGGTAGCGGCGGTAGCCGGCGTGCGCCGCGGGGGCGTCGTTGGACGCAAGCGAATTGGTGAGCACGCGAACCGCGACGCCGCGCCGGCGCAGCTCGGCCATCAGCTTCATCATGTCCGCGCCCGGCACGAAGTAAGGCGAGATGATCAGCACCTCGCGCTGGGCCTGCTGGATCAGGTGCAACAGGCCGTCTACGGCGGTGTCGCGCCGGTCCACTTCATCGTCGCCGGGGCCGACCTTGCCGGGCTTGTCCACCAGCAGCACGGCCGGCGCCCAGGTGATCGGTGCGCGCTGCAGGTCCATCGGCGGGCGGCGCGCCGACACCACAGCGGTCGCAGTGACATTGGGCAGCACGGTGCCGGACGGCGACATCGAGACCGGCTGCACGTTGCCCGCGGGCTCGCGGGCAGGATCGCTCGATTTCGCGGCCGGTTCCTTCTGCAGGCGTTCGAGGTCCGGCGGCTTGAGCAGCGCCTGCACGGGATAGGCGAGTTCGTCGTTCCAGTAGCGGTCGAAGCTGGCCGACATCTGCCGCACGATCGCGCCGGCCGCGAGCACGTCGAGGTCGACGAAGTTGCTCTTCTGGTCGCCGCCGAAGTACTCGTCGCCGAGGTTGCGTCCGCCCGTGATGCCCCAGGCGTTGTCCGCGATGAACAGCTTGTTGTGCATGCGCTTCTGCATGCTCTCGACGTCGTGCAGCGAACCGAGGATGCGTCCGAACAGCGAGCCGCGCGGACCGGGCAGCGGATTGAACAGGCGGATCTCGACGTTGGGCTCGAAGGCCAGGCGCAGCACCTGCGCGTCCTCGCCGACGGTGTTGAAGTCGTCCAGCAGGATGCGAACGCGCACGCCGCGCCGGGCGGCCGTCCGCATGCGGTCCAGCAGCACTTCGGTGCTCGCGTCCGCGTGGATGGCGTAGTACTGCAGGTCCAGGCTGCGCTGGGCGCCTTCGATCAGTGCAAGGCGGCTGGTGAAGGCGGCATCGACGCTGTCCAGCAGGGTGAAGCCGGATTCGCTGCGCGCACGCGCCTGCGCACGGCGGCTTTGCACGAGCCGGCCGAGGTTTGTCTGGTCCGGTGCGTCAAAAGCCCGCGACGGCGTGCGCTCCACGTTGGCAGGCAGGCTCGAGCAGGCCGAGCCCCAGGCGGAAAGCAGCAGCAGCGCGAGAACGCGCCAGAACCAGCCCGGCGCGCGGGGGCGGTCGCTGCGGGAAGGCGATGGCGCAAGCATGGCCAGAGCACTTTAGAGGCCTGCTCGGCCGCGCGGGGGCCGAGAAAGGTCAGCCGTGGCCGCCAGTTCGCGACGGCGCAGCCCTACAGGGCGCCCAGGGCTTCCCAGCGCTCGAGCGCTTCCATCAGCTCATCCTCGATGGCGGCGCTGCGCGCGGCGAGTTGCGCGGCCCGGGCGCCGTCCCGCACGTAGAGCGTGCCGTCGGCCAGTTCAGCGTTGAGCGCGGCCTGCTCCTGTTCCAGCGCCTCGATGCGGCCCGGCAGCGCTTCGAGTTCGCGCTGCTCCTTGTAGCTGAGTTTGCGGCGCGAGGTGGCGGACTCGACTGCGGGCGCGGGCGCAGGGGCCGCGGGCTTCGCGGGAGCGGGAGCGGTTTCGACAGGCGCCGCCCACTGGCGCGCACGCTGGGATTGCAGCAGCCAGTCCTGCACGCCGCCTTCGTATTCGCGCCAGCGGCCGTCGCCTTCGAAGGCGATCGTGCTGGTCACGACGTTGTCGAGGAAGGTGCGGTCGTGGCTGACCAGGAACACGGTGCCCTCGTAGTCCTGCAAGAGGTCTTCCAGCAGTTCCAGCGTGTCGATGTCTAGGTCGTTCGTCGGCTCGTCCAGCACGAGCACGTTGGCCGGCCGCGCGAAAAGCCGCGCGAGCAGCAGGCGGTTGCGTTCGCCGCCGGAGAGCGAGCGCACGGGCGAACCGGCGCGCGCCGGCGAGAACAGGAAGTCGCCCAGGTAGCTCTTGACGTGCTTGCGCTGGCGGCCGATCTCGATCCACTCACTGCCGGGGCTGATGAAGTCTTCGAGGGTGGCGTCGAGGTCCAGCGCCTCGCGCATCTGGTCGAAGTAGGCGACCTGCAGGTTGGCGCCCTGGCGCACCTTGCCGCGGTCGGCGGCTAGTTCGCCGAGGATCAGCTTGAGCAGGGTGGTCTTGCCGGCGCCATTGGGGCCGACCAGGCCGACCTTGTCGCCGCGCAGGATCGTCGTGCTGAAGTCGCGCACGACGACGCGGGGCGGCGCGGAGCCGCTCGGGTCGGGAAAGGACTTGGAGACGCCCTCCAGTTCCGCGACCAGCTTGCCGCTGGGCGCGCCGGTCGCCACTTCCATCCGCACCCGGCCGAGCGCTTCGCGCCGCGCGGCGCGCTGTTCGCGCAAGCGCTCCAGCCGCGTGATGCGGCCTTGCGCGCGCGTGCGCCGCGCTTCAACGCCCTTGCGGATCCACACCTCTTCCTGCGCCAGCAGCTTGTCGGACTTGGCGTTGACCACGGACTCCTGCGCCAGCTGTTCTTCCTTGAGGGTCTGGTAGCGGGTGAAGTTGCCGGAATATGAGCGCAGCTGGCCTCGATCGAGTTCGACGATGCGCGTCGCGACGCGGTCCAGGAAGGCGCGGTCGTGCGTGATGATGACGACGCTGCCGCGGAACTCCAGCAGCAGGCTTTCGAGCCACTCGATCGCATCCAGGTCCAGGTGGTTGGTGGGTTCGTCCAGCAGCAGCACGTCGGGGCCGGCGACGAGGGCCTGGGCCAGGGCCACGCGCTTTCTCACGCCGCCGGAGAGCGTGCCGACCGGGGCGTCCGGTTCGAGCCGAAGGCGGTGCAGCGTCTCGTCGACCCGCTGCTGCCAGTTCCAGCCGTCCTGCGCTTCGATCCGGCCTTGCAGCGCATCAAGGTCGCCTTCGCCATGTGTGTAGCGGCCGATCAAGTCCAGCACCGGCGCCAGGCCCAGCTTCACGCTGTCGAAGACCGTGGCGGTTTCGTCAAGCACAGGCTCCTGCGCCACGTAGGCGATGCGAAGGTTCTGCTGCACCTGCATGTTGCCGTCGTCCAGGCGTTCGAGGCCGGCCAGGATCTTGAGCAGCGAGGACTTTCCGGCGCCGTTGCGGCCGATCAGGCCGACCCGCTCCTGGGCCTCGAGTGCGAACTGGGCTTGGTCCAGCAAGGGCACGTGGCCGAATGCCAGATGGGCTTGTGACAAGGTGATGAGCGCCATGAAGCGCGCGATTATCGGCGTGGGTCGCCGGCGGACCTGCTGCTAGAGTGGGTTTGAGGAGGAAGAGGACGTGCAGCTGTCGATCAATGGCCGGATGGTGGAGGCCGAGGCGGAGCCCGCGATGCCGCTCTTGTGGGTGCTGCGCGACGTGCTGGGCCTCACGGGCACCAAGTACGGCTGCGGGGTGGCTGCTTGCGGCGCGTGCACGGTGCGGGTCGACGGGCAGCCGGTGCGGTCCTGCGTGACGCCGGTGTCGGCCGTCGCCGGGCGCAAGGTGGTCACGATCGAAGGCCTGCGCACCGGGTCCGCGCCGCATCCGCTGCAGGCCGCGTGGATCGCCGAGCAGGTGCCGCAATGCGGTTATTGCCAGAGCGGGATGCTGATGGCCGCGGCGTCTTTGCTTGAGCGCAAGCCGAAGCCGACCGACGCCGACATCGATGAGGCCATCACCAACCTGTGCCGCTGCGGCACCTATCAACGGGTGCGCGCGGCGATCAAGCGGGCCGCGGGGATCAAGGCGTGAGGCGCCGCACGCTGCTGCTGGCGGGCACTGCCGGGGCCAGTGCGCTGGTGGTCGGGTGGATGGCCGCGCCGCAGCGATCTCGGCTCGGTTCGCCGCGATTGCTCACTGCAGCGGACGGGGAAGTCGCCCTCAATGGCTGGATCAAGATCGCGGCCGATGGCGGCGTCGTGCTGGCCATGCCGCGCAGCGAAATGGGGCAGGGCGTGCACACCGCGCTGGCGATGCTGGCCGCGGAGGAACTGGACGTTCCGCTGGCGGCCGTGCTCATCGAGCAGGCCGGCAGCGACAAGATCTACGGGAACGTCGCCTATTCCGTGCTGAACCTACCGTTCCACCCGCTGGACGTGGAGCGCGAGGACGGCTTCGGCCGCGTCAAGGCCAGCCGCTGGGTGGTGGGCAAGGTCGCGCGCGAGATCGGCATCAACGCCACCGGCGGATCGTCGAGCGTGGCCGACGCGTGGCCCGTGGTGAGGATGGCCGCGGCCA from the Ramlibacter henchirensis genome contains:
- a CDS encoding PLP-dependent aminotransferase family protein, with the translated sequence MLMKTSSQSLTEQLSGRFAQRIRDRLLAPGARLPSVRQCAQQQGVSPSTVVAAYDQLLAQGLVEARKNRGFFVRELTPREPAPTASQAGRARVQPAWATATGFDAMRPPTPIDATALIRGMFHKLSPKPQPGMGVFPPEWLESTFMPAAVRKVTGTRVLQEFSLQYGEPMGDLALRRGLAKKLAGLNVPAAPEQIITTVGATHALDIVSRTLLRPGDPVMVEEPGWAVEFARLTSLGMRLLPVPRGPDGPDLDVMAKYCEAHRPKLYISVSVLHNPTGYCLSPGAAHRVLQLANRYDFHVVEDDTYSHIGPEHATRLCALDGLQRTLHVSGFAKILAPNWRVGFVAAHPSLVERLLDTKLLSTLTTPALLERALALCIEQGQLRRHAERIRTRLDAARSRSVKLAMQAGCRFAAEPAGLFGWVDTGVDTDALAQRMLDEGYLLAPGALFHAERKPGTLMRINFATTQDAAFWKKYSELVRRM
- a CDS encoding (2Fe-2S)-binding protein encodes the protein MVEAEAEPAMPLLWVLRDVLGLTGTKYGCGVAACGACTVRVDGQPVRSCVTPVSAVAGRKVVTIEGLRTGSAPHPLQAAWIAEQVPQCGYCQSGMLMAAASLLERKPKPTDADIDEAITNLCRCGTYQRVRAAIKRAAGIKA
- a CDS encoding ATP-binding cassette domain-containing protein; the encoded protein is MALITLSQAHLAFGHVPLLDQAQFALEAQERVGLIGRNGAGKSSLLKILAGLERLDDGNMQVQQNLRIAYVAQEPVLDETATVFDSVKLGLAPVLDLIGRYTHGEGDLDALQGRIEAQDGWNWQQRVDETLHRLRLEPDAPVGTLSGGVRKRVALAQALVAGPDVLLLDEPTNHLDLDAIEWLESLLLEFRGSVVIITHDRAFLDRVATRIVELDRGQLRSYSGNFTRYQTLKEEQLAQESVVNAKSDKLLAQEEVWIRKGVEARRTRAQGRITRLERLREQRAARREALGRVRMEVATGAPSGKLVAELEGVSKSFPDPSGSAPPRVVVRDFSTTILRGDKVGLVGPNGAGKTTLLKLILGELAADRGKVRQGANLQVAYFDQMREALDLDATLEDFISPGSEWIEIGRQRKHVKSYLGDFLFSPARAGSPVRSLSGGERNRLLLARLFARPANVLVLDEPTNDLDIDTLELLEDLLQDYEGTVFLVSHDRTFLDNVVTSTIAFEGDGRWREYEGGVQDWLLQSQRARQWAAPVETAPAPAKPAAPAPAPAVESATSRRKLSYKEQRELEALPGRIEALEQEQAALNAELADGTLYVRDGARAAQLAARSAAIEDELMEALERWEALGAL
- a CDS encoding phospholipase D-like domain-containing protein, with the protein product MLAPSPSRSDRPRAPGWFWRVLALLLLSAWGSACSSLPANVERTPSRAFDAPDQTNLGRLVQSRRAQARARSESGFTLLDSVDAAFTSRLALIEGAQRSLDLQYYAIHADASTEVLLDRMRTAARRGVRVRILLDDFNTVGEDAQVLRLAFEPNVEIRLFNPLPGPRGSLFGRILGSLHDVESMQKRMHNKLFIADNAWGITGGRNLGDEYFGGDQKSNFVDLDVLAAGAIVRQMSASFDRYWNDELAYPVQALLKPPDLERLQKEPAAKSSDPAREPAGNVQPVSMSPSGTVLPNVTATAVVSARRPPMDLQRAPITWAPAVLLVDKPGKVGPGDDEVDRRDTAVDGLLHLIQQAQREVLIISPYFVPGADMMKLMAELRRRGVAVRVLTNSLASNDAPAAHAGYRRYRPDLLAMGVELYEMRADPASAGLEGGSGSSGSSSNAGISLGSAAGGSKSGRSRASLHSKAVIIDRHLAVIGSMNLDLRSQLKNSEVGLVIRSQSLAQACASLIESSFARGAYRLEQGPEGLRWRAPPGAPFQDATSEPEAPLKLRLLVNLLAPFAPDEML